A genome region from Anastrepha obliqua isolate idAnaObli1 chromosome 4, idAnaObli1_1.0, whole genome shotgun sequence includes the following:
- the LOC129244824 gene encoding cullin-4A isoform X3, with product MNNSNSSLGAGNNTNGERRANFSMLDGAHMNDHRSATTTSAYFNKMGANNASKPGDVKKIVIKNFKVKPTLPDNYSEHTCEKLQEAVVAIQLSKPIRYSLEELYQAVENMCSHRMDAQLYAKLKELTEAHVKRNVESFTGGSMDKLVFLKKINGWWLSFCQQMIMMRSIFLYLDRTYVLQNPTVHSIWDMGLDLFRTHIAMNDQVQKRTVEGILMLIEKERTGDAVDRGLLKSLVRMLCDLQIYVSAFEDKFLIATKQLYQAEGQRKMQEMDVPEYLRHVDKRLAEENERLLHYLDSSTKYPLIYTVEKELLAEHLTQILQKGLDTLLEENRLSDLTLLYSLLSRVKNGTAELCGNFNGYIKKKGRTIVIDPEKDKSMVQDLLDFKDKMDVIVRNCFEHNEKFTNSLREAFEFFINQRANKPAELIAKYVDMKLRAGNKEATEEELEQILDKIMVLFRFIHGKDVFEAFYKKDLAKRLLVGKSASVDAEKSMLSKLKQECGGGFTSKLEGMFKDMELSRDINIAFKQYVGNMDGEITSMDLTVNILTMGYWPTYPLTEVTMPPQLVKPQQVFNKFYLAKHSGRKLQWQPTLGNCVLKAQFDAGPKELMVSLFQALVLLLFNDKNALSFEDIVAATNIEDGELRRTLQSLACGRARVITKTPKGREVENKDLFQYNNEFTNKLFRIKINQIQMKETTEEQKATEERVFQDRQYQIDAAIVRIMKMRKTLSHNLLIGELFNQLTFPVKPADLKKRIESLIDRDYMERDKDNQNQYNYVA from the exons ATGAACAATAGTAATAGCAGTTTGGGCGCAGGTAATAACACTAATGGTGAAAGACGTGCCAATTTTTCGATGTTAGATGGGGCACACATGAACGATCATCGCTCAGCCACAACTACCTCAGCGTACTTCAATAAGATGGGCGCAAATAATGCATCTAAGCCGGgggatgttaaaaaaattgtaataaagaaCTTCAAGG TGAAACCTACACTGCCGGACAATTATTCGGAACACACATGTGAAAAATTGCAGGAAGCCGTTGTCGCAATTCAACTATCTAAGCCGATTAGGTACTCATTGGAAGAACTGTATCAAGCTGTGGAAAACATGTGCAGTCATAGGATGGACGCGCAGTTGTATGCAAAACTTAAGGAACTCACAGAAGCCCATGTGAAACGTAATGTCGAGTCATTTACAGGCGGTAGCATGGATaaattg gtatttttgaaaaagataaaCGGATGGTGGTTGTCGTTTTGCCAACAAATGATAATGATGCGCAGTATATTTTTGTACTTGGATCGGACTTATGTTTTGCAAAACCCTACTGTACACTCTATATG gGATATGGGTCTGGATCTCTTTCGAACTCATATAGCCATGAACGACCAGGTTCAAAAACGTACTGTGGAGGGCATACTTATGCTAATCGAAAAAGAGCGCACAGGCGATGCGGTCGATAGGGGATTATTAAAAAGTCTCGTCCGAATGTTATGTGATTTGCAAATTTATGTTAGTGCATTCGAAGACAAATTTCTGATTGCTACAAAGCAATTGTATCAGGCAGAAGGACAGCGAAAAATGCAAGAAATGGATGTACCCGAGTATTTACGGCATGTGGACAAACGATTAGCCGAGGAAAATGAACGCCTATTACACTATTTAGACTCTAGTACTAA GTATCCCTTGATTTATACTGTAGAGAAGGAGTTACTCGCCGAACACCTCACACAGATCCTGCAAAAAGGTCTGGACACACTCTTGGAAGAGAATAGACTGAGTGATCTCACACTGTTATACAGCCTTCTAAGTAGAGTCAAAAACGGTACCGCTGAGCTGTGCGGCAACTTCAACGGTTATATTAAG aaaaaggGCCGTACCATCGTTATCGACCCAGAGAAAGATAAAAGTATGGTACAGGATTTGCTGGACTTTAAGGATAAAATGGATGTGATTGTGCGCAATTGTTTCGAGCATAATGAAAAATTCACGAATTCTTTGCGAGAGGCTTTCGAGTTCTTCATAAACCAGCGAGCTAATAAGCCAGCCGAATTAATAG CCAAGTATGTTGATATGAAGCTGCGAGCTGGTAACAAGGAAGCTACGGAGGAGGAGCTTGAACAAATACTTGATAAAATAATGGTGCTATTTCGTTTTATTCATGGAAAAGATGTTTTTGAGGCATTTTATAAAaag GATTTGGCAAAACGTTTACTGGTTGGAAAATCAGCATCGGTGGATGCTGAAAAGAGCATGTTGTCCAAGTTGAAGCAGGAGTGTGGAGGCGGATTCACATCGAAACTGGAAGGCATGTTCAAGGATATGGAATTAAGTCGGGATATCAACATAGCGTTCAAGCAGTATGTCGGAAACATGGACGGAGAGATAACCAGCATGGATTTGACTGTCAATATTCTTACAATGGGCTATTGGCCTACCTACCCGCTGACGGAAGTTACCATGCCACCACAACTAGTTAAACCGCAACAAGTTTTTAACAAGTTTTACTTAGCTAAACACAGCGGACGAAAGCTACAATGGCAGCCGACACTAGGCAATTGTGTGCTAAAAGCTCAGTTCGATGCG GGGCCAAAAGAATTGATGGTTTCATTGTTTCAAGCGCTTGTTCTTTTGCTATTCAACGATAAAAACGCTTTGAGTTTTGAGGATATTGTAGCTGCTACAAATATAGAA gATGGAGAACTGCGGAGAACATTACAGTCGTTGGCGTGTGGTCGAGCGCGTGTTATTACTAAAACACCGAAGGGACGTGAGGTGGAAAATAAAGATTTGTTCCAATATAACAatgaatttacaaataaattattcCGCATCAAAATTAATCAAATCCAAATGAAGGAAACG ACGGAAGAGCAGAAAGCTACAGAAGAGCGTGTTTTCCAAGATCGACAGTATCAAATTGATGCAGCTATTGTGAGAATAATGAAAATGCGTAAAACGCTTAGTCATAATCTACTCATTGGCGAACTTTTCAATCAACTTACATTTCCCGTTAAG CCTgctgatttaaaaaaacgtaTCGAATCGCTTATAGACCGCGATTATATGGAACGCGATAAAGATAACCAAAATCAATATAATTATGTTgcataa
- the LOC129245727 gene encoding tubulin--tyrosine ligase-like protein 12, translated as MDGVNLFTQFLAQHKPQLESSGVPQHFWKSLHRKLVKEIFDAGISLQLLLIDYEDDEESENGTASNDNKNSTLSVAEEPHPIFALSVARDGGIRADDPDAIYLIDHAWTFRMNIARQLLHHHEQLTDRMCAIMGIDVEDEDRVDKVLRQMWRYCHAYTIASDGLSDEERQPIWYVMDEVGSAVNHSDNPNFRLVPFLYLNTQTTYSLLFPIRDCAYEEHVTRDFVEYVNKDAAERDALLLPWRAIDLRKHGFEQFEPDAEYFSAGHIPESFPEGVIAELTPHVNRNQPLKIYSEYDVLSIHLTDPCFQLVENQSEADVLWLTHHYKNFAELARDTPNKFVNQFPYEYVLTIKDLLGITGRRAAKEHHNPQTLETYPSWLPTTFNLKTELLAFASYYQHRVALGLDNHWIVKPWNLARGMDTHISSEIVHIVRLPITGPKIAQKYIERPVLFKRDELDAKVKFDIRYVILVKSFQPLEAYVHRKFFLRFANKSFSLNHFDDYEQHFTVMNYQEEAQLRHIKCEDFLSYWKEQYPTHDWRLIEKNICTMLHELLTCSTKHPPPCGIPPCQQSRALYAADIMLAWDGPDEETSKARMQPKLLEINWMPDCQRACDYYPDFFNDIFKLLFLNEDNNESFLRLEAYI; from the exons ATGGACGGTGTAAATTTGTTCACACAATTTTTGGCCCAACATAAGCCACAATTGGAATCATCAGGAGTGCCACAACATTTTTGGAAATCTTTGCATCGGAAGTTGGTAAAAGAGATTTTTGACGCTGGTATTTCGCTTCAATTGCTACTAATTGATTATGAGGATGATGAGGAAAGTGAGAATGGTACTGCAAGTAAcgacaacaaaaattcaacactATCTGTCGCTGAAGAACCTCACCCAATATTTGCTTTATCTGTGGCACGTGATGGTGGTATCAGAGCTGATGATCCTGACGCCATATATCTCATTGATCACGCATGGACATTTCGCAtgaatatcgcaagacagctgCTGCACCACCATGAACAACTTACTGATCGCATGTGTGCCATTATGGGGATTGATGTAGAGGATGAAGACCGTGTTGATAAAGTTTTGCGCCAAATGTGGCGTTATTGCCACGCATATACAATTGCAAGTGATGGACTCTCGGATGAAGAACGGCAACCCATTTGGTATGTGATGGATGAGGTGGGCTCAGCTGTAAACCATTCGGATAATCCCAATTTTCGTTTGGTTCCCTTTCTATACCTTAATACGCAAACAACTTATAGCCTCTTGTTTCCGATACGTGATTGTGCTTACGAGGAACACGTGACCCGTGATTTTGTCGAGTATGTAAACAAGGATGCTGCAGAACGCGATGCGTTACTGTTACCCTGGCGAGCTATAGATCTTCGTAAGCATGGTTTTGAGCAGTTCGAACCGGATGCAGAGTACTTTTCCGCGGGCCACATACCAGAATCTTTTCCGGAAGGTGTAATTGCTGAATTGACGCCCCATGTCAATCGCAATCAGCCCTTGAAAATTTACAGTGAATATGACGTGCTAAGCATACATCTAACAGATCCATGTTTTCAATTGGTAGAGAATCAGTCTGAGGCTGACGTGCTGTGGCTAACTCATCATTACAAGAATTTTGCTGAATTGGCCCGTGATACACCAAATAAGTTTGTTAATCAATTTCCGTACGAGTACGTTTTGACTATAAAAGACTTGTTAGGTATTACGGGAAGACGTGCAGCCAAAGAACACCacaaccctcaaactctagaGACTTATCCAAGCTGGCTCCCAACAACGTTTAATTTAAAGACGGAGTTGCTAGCATTTGCGTCATATTATCAACATCGTGTTGCCCTTGGTCTGGATAATCATTGGATTGTGAAACCATGGAATCTAGCGCGTGGTATGGATACACATATCTCAAGTGAAATTGTGCACATTGTACGCCTGCCAATAACCGGCCCAAAAATCGCTCAAAAGTATATTGAGCGACCTGTGTTATTTAAACGTGACGAGCTGGACGCAAAA GTAAAATTCGATATTCGTTACGTGATACTGGTAAAGAGTTTTCAACCTCTCGAGGCTTATGTACATCGAAAATTCTTTCTACGATTTGCAAATAAGTCCTTTTCTCTTAACCATTTTGATGACTACGAACAACACTTTACGGTAATGAACTATCAAGAAGAGGCCCAATTGCGACATATAAAATGTGAAGATTTCTTGAGTTACTGGAAGGAGCAATATCCAACGCATGACTGGCGGTTAATCGAAAAGAATATTTGTACGATGTTACACGAGTTGCTAACTTGCTCAACGAAACATCCACCGCCATGTGGGATACCGCCTTGTCAGCAGTCACGTGCATTATATGCCGCAGACATAATGCTAGCATGGGATGGACCCGATGAGGAGACGTCAAAGGCGCGTATGCAGCCAAAATTGCTGGAGATTAACTGGATGCCTGATTGTCAAAGGGCATGCGATTATTACCCAGATTTCTTtaacgatatttttaaattgcttttcCTAAACGAGGACAATAATGAAAGTTTTCTGCGTTTGGAAGcgtatatttag
- the LOC129244824 gene encoding cullin-4A isoform X2, with amino-acid sequence MSAAKKYKAMDTGDNHFYSPSTSARCALGQNLNQPSATSTSQLPFNMNNSNSSLGAGNNTNGERRANFSMLDGAHMNDHRSATTTSAYFNKMGANNASKPGDVKKIVIKNFKVKPTLPDNYSEHTCEKLQEAVVAIQLSKPIRYSLEELYQAVENMCSHRMDAQLYAKLKELTEAHVKRNVESFTGGSMDKLVFLKKINGWWLSFCQQMIMMRSIFLYLDRTYVLQNPTVHSIWDMGLDLFRTHIAMNDQVQKRTVEGILMLIEKERTGDAVDRGLLKSLVRMLCDLQIYVSAFEDKFLIATKQLYQAEGQRKMQEMDVPEYLRHVDKRLAEENERLLHYLDSSTKYPLIYTVEKELLAEHLTQILQKGLDTLLEENRLSDLTLLYSLLSRVKNGTAELCGNFNGYIKKKGRTIVIDPEKDKSMVQDLLDFKDKMDVIVRNCFEHNEKFTNSLREAFEFFINQRANKPAELIAKYVDMKLRAGNKEATEEELEQILDKIMVLFRFIHGKDVFEAFYKKDLAKRLLVGKSASVDAEKSMLSKLKQECGGGFTSKLEGMFKDMELSRDINIAFKQYVGNMDGEITSMDLTVNILTMGYWPTYPLTEVTMPPQLVKPQQVFNKFYLAKHSGRKLQWQPTLGNCVLKAQFDAGPKELMVSLFQALVLLLFNDKNALSFEDIVAATNIEDGELRRTLQSLACGRARVITKTPKGREVENKDLFQYNNEFTNKLFRIKINQIQMKETTEEQKATEERVFQDRQYQIDAAIVRIMKMRKTLSHNLLIGELFNQLTFPVKPADLKKRIESLIDRDYMERDKDNQNQYNYVA; translated from the exons ATGAGCGCCGCTAAAAAATATAAGGCTATGGACACAG GCGATAACCACTTTTACAGTCCTTCCACATCGGCTCGTTGTGCACTGGGGCAAAATCTAAATCAACCATCAGCAACATCAACTTCACAACTGCCATTCAACATGAACAATAGTAATAGCAGTTTGGGCGCAGGTAATAACACTAATGGTGAAAGACGTGCCAATTTTTCGATGTTAGATGGGGCACACATGAACGATCATCGCTCAGCCACAACTACCTCAGCGTACTTCAATAAGATGGGCGCAAATAATGCATCTAAGCCGGgggatgttaaaaaaattgtaataaagaaCTTCAAGG TGAAACCTACACTGCCGGACAATTATTCGGAACACACATGTGAAAAATTGCAGGAAGCCGTTGTCGCAATTCAACTATCTAAGCCGATTAGGTACTCATTGGAAGAACTGTATCAAGCTGTGGAAAACATGTGCAGTCATAGGATGGACGCGCAGTTGTATGCAAAACTTAAGGAACTCACAGAAGCCCATGTGAAACGTAATGTCGAGTCATTTACAGGCGGTAGCATGGATaaattg gtatttttgaaaaagataaaCGGATGGTGGTTGTCGTTTTGCCAACAAATGATAATGATGCGCAGTATATTTTTGTACTTGGATCGGACTTATGTTTTGCAAAACCCTACTGTACACTCTATATG gGATATGGGTCTGGATCTCTTTCGAACTCATATAGCCATGAACGACCAGGTTCAAAAACGTACTGTGGAGGGCATACTTATGCTAATCGAAAAAGAGCGCACAGGCGATGCGGTCGATAGGGGATTATTAAAAAGTCTCGTCCGAATGTTATGTGATTTGCAAATTTATGTTAGTGCATTCGAAGACAAATTTCTGATTGCTACAAAGCAATTGTATCAGGCAGAAGGACAGCGAAAAATGCAAGAAATGGATGTACCCGAGTATTTACGGCATGTGGACAAACGATTAGCCGAGGAAAATGAACGCCTATTACACTATTTAGACTCTAGTACTAA GTATCCCTTGATTTATACTGTAGAGAAGGAGTTACTCGCCGAACACCTCACACAGATCCTGCAAAAAGGTCTGGACACACTCTTGGAAGAGAATAGACTGAGTGATCTCACACTGTTATACAGCCTTCTAAGTAGAGTCAAAAACGGTACCGCTGAGCTGTGCGGCAACTTCAACGGTTATATTAAG aaaaaggGCCGTACCATCGTTATCGACCCAGAGAAAGATAAAAGTATGGTACAGGATTTGCTGGACTTTAAGGATAAAATGGATGTGATTGTGCGCAATTGTTTCGAGCATAATGAAAAATTCACGAATTCTTTGCGAGAGGCTTTCGAGTTCTTCATAAACCAGCGAGCTAATAAGCCAGCCGAATTAATAG CCAAGTATGTTGATATGAAGCTGCGAGCTGGTAACAAGGAAGCTACGGAGGAGGAGCTTGAACAAATACTTGATAAAATAATGGTGCTATTTCGTTTTATTCATGGAAAAGATGTTTTTGAGGCATTTTATAAAaag GATTTGGCAAAACGTTTACTGGTTGGAAAATCAGCATCGGTGGATGCTGAAAAGAGCATGTTGTCCAAGTTGAAGCAGGAGTGTGGAGGCGGATTCACATCGAAACTGGAAGGCATGTTCAAGGATATGGAATTAAGTCGGGATATCAACATAGCGTTCAAGCAGTATGTCGGAAACATGGACGGAGAGATAACCAGCATGGATTTGACTGTCAATATTCTTACAATGGGCTATTGGCCTACCTACCCGCTGACGGAAGTTACCATGCCACCACAACTAGTTAAACCGCAACAAGTTTTTAACAAGTTTTACTTAGCTAAACACAGCGGACGAAAGCTACAATGGCAGCCGACACTAGGCAATTGTGTGCTAAAAGCTCAGTTCGATGCG GGGCCAAAAGAATTGATGGTTTCATTGTTTCAAGCGCTTGTTCTTTTGCTATTCAACGATAAAAACGCTTTGAGTTTTGAGGATATTGTAGCTGCTACAAATATAGAA gATGGAGAACTGCGGAGAACATTACAGTCGTTGGCGTGTGGTCGAGCGCGTGTTATTACTAAAACACCGAAGGGACGTGAGGTGGAAAATAAAGATTTGTTCCAATATAACAatgaatttacaaataaattattcCGCATCAAAATTAATCAAATCCAAATGAAGGAAACG ACGGAAGAGCAGAAAGCTACAGAAGAGCGTGTTTTCCAAGATCGACAGTATCAAATTGATGCAGCTATTGTGAGAATAATGAAAATGCGTAAAACGCTTAGTCATAATCTACTCATTGGCGAACTTTTCAATCAACTTACATTTCCCGTTAAG CCTgctgatttaaaaaaacgtaTCGAATCGCTTATAGACCGCGATTATATGGAACGCGATAAAGATAACCAAAATCAATATAATTATGTTgcataa
- the LOC129244824 gene encoding cullin-4A isoform X1, with the protein MSAAKKYKAMDTGDQLQDTENFTNNRLKKQGDNHFYSPSTSARCALGQNLNQPSATSTSQLPFNMNNSNSSLGAGNNTNGERRANFSMLDGAHMNDHRSATTTSAYFNKMGANNASKPGDVKKIVIKNFKVKPTLPDNYSEHTCEKLQEAVVAIQLSKPIRYSLEELYQAVENMCSHRMDAQLYAKLKELTEAHVKRNVESFTGGSMDKLVFLKKINGWWLSFCQQMIMMRSIFLYLDRTYVLQNPTVHSIWDMGLDLFRTHIAMNDQVQKRTVEGILMLIEKERTGDAVDRGLLKSLVRMLCDLQIYVSAFEDKFLIATKQLYQAEGQRKMQEMDVPEYLRHVDKRLAEENERLLHYLDSSTKYPLIYTVEKELLAEHLTQILQKGLDTLLEENRLSDLTLLYSLLSRVKNGTAELCGNFNGYIKKKGRTIVIDPEKDKSMVQDLLDFKDKMDVIVRNCFEHNEKFTNSLREAFEFFINQRANKPAELIAKYVDMKLRAGNKEATEEELEQILDKIMVLFRFIHGKDVFEAFYKKDLAKRLLVGKSASVDAEKSMLSKLKQECGGGFTSKLEGMFKDMELSRDINIAFKQYVGNMDGEITSMDLTVNILTMGYWPTYPLTEVTMPPQLVKPQQVFNKFYLAKHSGRKLQWQPTLGNCVLKAQFDAGPKELMVSLFQALVLLLFNDKNALSFEDIVAATNIEDGELRRTLQSLACGRARVITKTPKGREVENKDLFQYNNEFTNKLFRIKINQIQMKETTEEQKATEERVFQDRQYQIDAAIVRIMKMRKTLSHNLLIGELFNQLTFPVKPADLKKRIESLIDRDYMERDKDNQNQYNYVA; encoded by the exons ATGAGCGCCGCTAAAAAATATAAGGCTATGGACACAGGTGACCAATTACAGGACACGGAGAATTTTACAAATAATCGTTTAAAGAAACAAGGCGATAACCACTTTTACAGTCCTTCCACATCGGCTCGTTGTGCACTGGGGCAAAATCTAAATCAACCATCAGCAACATCAACTTCACAACTGCCATTCAACATGAACAATAGTAATAGCAGTTTGGGCGCAGGTAATAACACTAATGGTGAAAGACGTGCCAATTTTTCGATGTTAGATGGGGCACACATGAACGATCATCGCTCAGCCACAACTACCTCAGCGTACTTCAATAAGATGGGCGCAAATAATGCATCTAAGCCGGgggatgttaaaaaaattgtaataaagaaCTTCAAGG TGAAACCTACACTGCCGGACAATTATTCGGAACACACATGTGAAAAATTGCAGGAAGCCGTTGTCGCAATTCAACTATCTAAGCCGATTAGGTACTCATTGGAAGAACTGTATCAAGCTGTGGAAAACATGTGCAGTCATAGGATGGACGCGCAGTTGTATGCAAAACTTAAGGAACTCACAGAAGCCCATGTGAAACGTAATGTCGAGTCATTTACAGGCGGTAGCATGGATaaattg gtatttttgaaaaagataaaCGGATGGTGGTTGTCGTTTTGCCAACAAATGATAATGATGCGCAGTATATTTTTGTACTTGGATCGGACTTATGTTTTGCAAAACCCTACTGTACACTCTATATG gGATATGGGTCTGGATCTCTTTCGAACTCATATAGCCATGAACGACCAGGTTCAAAAACGTACTGTGGAGGGCATACTTATGCTAATCGAAAAAGAGCGCACAGGCGATGCGGTCGATAGGGGATTATTAAAAAGTCTCGTCCGAATGTTATGTGATTTGCAAATTTATGTTAGTGCATTCGAAGACAAATTTCTGATTGCTACAAAGCAATTGTATCAGGCAGAAGGACAGCGAAAAATGCAAGAAATGGATGTACCCGAGTATTTACGGCATGTGGACAAACGATTAGCCGAGGAAAATGAACGCCTATTACACTATTTAGACTCTAGTACTAA GTATCCCTTGATTTATACTGTAGAGAAGGAGTTACTCGCCGAACACCTCACACAGATCCTGCAAAAAGGTCTGGACACACTCTTGGAAGAGAATAGACTGAGTGATCTCACACTGTTATACAGCCTTCTAAGTAGAGTCAAAAACGGTACCGCTGAGCTGTGCGGCAACTTCAACGGTTATATTAAG aaaaaggGCCGTACCATCGTTATCGACCCAGAGAAAGATAAAAGTATGGTACAGGATTTGCTGGACTTTAAGGATAAAATGGATGTGATTGTGCGCAATTGTTTCGAGCATAATGAAAAATTCACGAATTCTTTGCGAGAGGCTTTCGAGTTCTTCATAAACCAGCGAGCTAATAAGCCAGCCGAATTAATAG CCAAGTATGTTGATATGAAGCTGCGAGCTGGTAACAAGGAAGCTACGGAGGAGGAGCTTGAACAAATACTTGATAAAATAATGGTGCTATTTCGTTTTATTCATGGAAAAGATGTTTTTGAGGCATTTTATAAAaag GATTTGGCAAAACGTTTACTGGTTGGAAAATCAGCATCGGTGGATGCTGAAAAGAGCATGTTGTCCAAGTTGAAGCAGGAGTGTGGAGGCGGATTCACATCGAAACTGGAAGGCATGTTCAAGGATATGGAATTAAGTCGGGATATCAACATAGCGTTCAAGCAGTATGTCGGAAACATGGACGGAGAGATAACCAGCATGGATTTGACTGTCAATATTCTTACAATGGGCTATTGGCCTACCTACCCGCTGACGGAAGTTACCATGCCACCACAACTAGTTAAACCGCAACAAGTTTTTAACAAGTTTTACTTAGCTAAACACAGCGGACGAAAGCTACAATGGCAGCCGACACTAGGCAATTGTGTGCTAAAAGCTCAGTTCGATGCG GGGCCAAAAGAATTGATGGTTTCATTGTTTCAAGCGCTTGTTCTTTTGCTATTCAACGATAAAAACGCTTTGAGTTTTGAGGATATTGTAGCTGCTACAAATATAGAA gATGGAGAACTGCGGAGAACATTACAGTCGTTGGCGTGTGGTCGAGCGCGTGTTATTACTAAAACACCGAAGGGACGTGAGGTGGAAAATAAAGATTTGTTCCAATATAACAatgaatttacaaataaattattcCGCATCAAAATTAATCAAATCCAAATGAAGGAAACG ACGGAAGAGCAGAAAGCTACAGAAGAGCGTGTTTTCCAAGATCGACAGTATCAAATTGATGCAGCTATTGTGAGAATAATGAAAATGCGTAAAACGCTTAGTCATAATCTACTCATTGGCGAACTTTTCAATCAACTTACATTTCCCGTTAAG CCTgctgatttaaaaaaacgtaTCGAATCGCTTATAGACCGCGATTATATGGAACGCGATAAAGATAACCAAAATCAATATAATTATGTTgcataa